A window of Fusarium fujikuroi IMI 58289 draft genome, chromosome FFUJ_chr10 genomic DNA:
GACGTGATGCTGGACTTGTCGTGAATGCAGGGTCAGCTTCAAAGACTCGCCCCGCACGCCGAGTCTCAGGGAGGTCTTCATTTTGGCTCCTGTTTTCAAGGGAAATTGTCTCGAAAGGAGTTTGCAGAGCTGTCTGTGTCGTCGCCATCATGAAGTCTCACTAGAAATACAATGATCAGTCCTGGATGAAGGCAGAGAAGTTTGTGCCATGGGGTTTTGTAGTGGTCGATGGCTCAGTCATCAGCCGCTTAAATTGTTCGGCAAAATACGTCAGCAGCCAATCCGAGCACATCGCCATATCAGACAGCGTGAATATTGGTAGATCTTCACTGTGTTTGTCATTTCTAATACGTCAACTCTATATCATCTGTCAATTGGATGGCGTTGGTCAATTACTAAATGCATATTCCTTGTTATCCAACAGACTTACTTGATCAAGACCTATAGTGTTACCTTCTACGTCCTTCTCGTGACTTGTGTTCCATTCCATTTGCGTGGATTTCACTCTTTCGGTGTCTTTGTACAGAATCAAGGGCTACGAGAAGGCATTTTTCCTATGAATGAATATCCGCGCAAGGTTCTCGACATGTACACGCTTTTGGGGGCCACAAGGAACAGAATTCCACAAGAATAATCGATAATATTTATTCATAAATGTCAGACGAAAGTTAATACTTTCCGTGAACTACCGTCATAACTAGAATCATAATCATAACCAGGTCCCATCCTGTTCATCTCAGAACAAGTCAACGCGACACTTGCGCGTCAACGGAATATCCGCAGTAAACacaagcttcttgttctcagcATCGTACTCAGCATGCTCCGTACCATGAGGCTTAGACTTGACGCCCAAAACTGTAATAGTCTCAATACCGACACCAGCATCATACTCAAAGGTTCCATCAAAGCTCAGCTTGCCCTTGCTGTACTTGAAGTCGATCTCAGAAGCCGTGTCCTGAACAACAGATTCTCCGTCATCAAGATACAGGGAGCCCTCGGCCTTTCCATCGAGACCGGGTGCAATCACTAGGTTGAAGCCCTTTTGGCGAAGAGCCTTGGTTGTGTTGGCGCTCTCGACGCGCTGGGGGTAGATCAGGCCGCCCTTGTAGTGGACCATGATGTCGGTGACGTCGACTTCGGCAGACTCGTACTGAGCCTTACCGCGGACGGGCTTTCCGGTGGACCACTCGTAGAAGATGTCGTCAGGGAGGTAGTACTCGAGCTTGGTGCTGTTCTCCTTGGTAACAGGGCTGACGAGGATACCATCACCATAGAAGAACTGGAGGTCAATGGAGTAAgtgttcttgtccttggggtAGTTGAAGAACATGGGGTTGAGAGTAGGAGAACCGGTCTGGTTCTGCTTGTAGATGGCAGTGTAGATGTAGTCAACTGTTCCTGTTAGCGGACGTCATATAGAGGAAAAGAGTAACTTACGGAGCTGGTATCGGATGGAGATACCGTTGCGAGCGGCCTCAGTGACCTTGGGCCAGCGGTAGAACTCCTGAGACTGAGAAGTAATATCGGCATGGTTACGGAAGAAGGTATAGAAACTACCAAGGGTAGCCCATCGTGCACAAAGGGTCTCAGTGACATTACCACCAAATCCACAAACATCAGCACCGACAACAGGGATCTGATAGATAGAAGCAAACTGCAGGATCTGAGAGATGGAGAACCGGTACTGATCCCACTGAGAAAGGTTATCGCCAAGCCAGTGCGAGACATCCTTGCCAGAACCAGCAAAGGTGCTCCGTGTGATGACAAGAGCACGCTTATCAGGGCGTCGCGAGCGCATAGCGttgtgagagtgagaagaCATCTGAGCACCATACAGGTTATGGGTATCATACTGAACGTAATCACCGCTTTGGACGAGATCAGTATCGGTGGTACTATCAGCAAGTGTAGGTCCAGCGCCGTTCTGGATCATGTAAGGAGGCTGGATGAGCTCTCGGTTGGGAAGACCCTTGCACTCGTCAGGACCGCAGCCAGAACCAGTCTTCTTGCCGTTTTGCCAGCCGTGGCCGGGACGTCCGTACTTGTTCTGGCCCCAGACCTTGCGGGTAGCTGCCCAGCGGCCAACGCCGCGTTCGCGAGGAGTAGTGCGGACCTCGACAGAGCGCTTAGTAGTCTTAGCAACGGCCGTGACTTCGCGCTTGGTGGAGCGGAGAGAGGGAGGCTGGAGACTCTCAGGGAATCCGGGGATGCGAGCGGGAGGACCGTCTCGAACGGGAGGGGCCTTGGGAGGGTCGCCGTCGACCTTGGCGAAGTTCTCGGGAGTGGTGTTGTTACCGGGATAAGGGcggttgaagaagttggcGGGCTCGTTCATATCGATCCAGAGAGCATCGATGTTAGGACCATGCTCGCCGTCGAAGAAGTTCTGGAAGAGCTCGTTCCAGTACTGTTGGGAGTTCGGGTTGAACCAATCGGGGAAGACACTAGGTCCAGCCCAAACAACACCTCTGTAGTCTGAGCCATTAGGCTCCTTCATGAAGGTATCGTACTGAAGACCGGTGGTGAGAGCTGGGTTGGGCTCCATGTCGTACACAGCTGGGTCAACCATGACGATGTAGTGCTGATCACGCGCATGGATAGTGTTAACGAGATCCTTGTACTTATCAGCAGGGAATCTCTCAGGGTCGATGGTGAAAATGCGACGACGGTCCATGTAGTCAATGTCAGTCCACATCGTCTCAAGCGGGATTTTAGCAGCTGAATAATTGGCCACGACACCAGCGACTTCGTAGACATCTCGGTATCCATATCTGCACTGATGGAAACCAAGACCCCAGTAGGGCGTCATGAGAGGAAGGGTAGTGATCTCAGCGTACTGCTTGGCGACGTCGCGGGGTGTAGGGCCAGCGATGAAGTAGAAGTCGAGAACACCGCCGATGATGTTATACTCTAGGAACTGCTTgccgttcttcttgtcgatgaAGACATCCATGCCGTTGgagttgaggaggaagacacCGTGGGTGCCGCCCTTGCGGTGGTCAAAGTAAATTGGGTGAGCTCCATACAAGTTCTGTCCGTTGGGACAGCTGAAACGCATTAACAATCGCTCCAAATACCGGAAAATGTCTGATGACTTACCCATAAGCATCGCGAGTGTAGATTGTGCGGGTGTAGTTGGTGGCATTGAGCATGAAAGGATCACTATGCTCACCAAGGCCGTAAAGATAAGGCCTCTCCGgaagcttggtcttgaggtaCAAGTACTGGCTCTCAAAAACAAGCTTGCTGCCTGAAGTGTcaaaaagaacttctccaGAATCCTTCCTCGTCACAGTGAACGAAAAAGGATTCGCCTTGAAGTCAAACTTGAGTTTTGAGTTCTTAGGTGAAGCCCACTGTCCATAACCAGGACGAGGGAAGATATCATCAGGGACTTGGTAAACAGTGTTATTCGtatccaagatcttgacatgCAAACGGTCCTCAGTTTGAtactcaacctcaagcttcagCTCAGGGAGATCAACACCGAAGACGTCGCAGGCCTGTCCCGCAAGAGACAAATCAGCGTAGAAACCCGATTTGGTCTCTCGGTGGTTGGTAGCTTTGTAGCCGGGACATTTGGAGAGATCCTTCTCGAAGAGGTCTCTGCGGGGTTTGTCAAGGTCTTCAACGCCAGCCTTGCTCTGCGCAAAAGCAGTGCCAAAGGCCACGGCCGAAGTGAGCAGCgtcttgaagaacatgattgagaggagaagagctgGTTGCTGAGCGAGAAAAACCATCAAGCCATATTGCTTGGTTATATATACTGATTCGTTCTTGGTACGGTGACTCTCAATCGTCTCGTCATGATGCATGCTACCTGCGGAGACTCCGCTGCTCAGGAACAGAGCGAGGGAGACTCCGTACAGAAAACCCGCCTTAACGGTCATCATTGCCGTGAAACCCTTGGACAGGAACTCAAGCTTAAGCTAGGTTATGGCCGAGAAAAGAGCCGGGACCAGGTTTTCGTTGCGTGATGCTGTGCAGGGATCTTGGAGGGGGAGGCTCCATTTTGCGGGGTTGGTTTTCCccagcttttttttttaacaGAAGGTTCAGAGGTGATAAAAGTATGATGGTAAAATTAATCGGCTGGGTGAGTAACGGTCGAGCATGGGATTGGTCCAATGTCGGGCCGAACTTATGCATAATTGAAGAGGTTCATGAGTGTGAACGAGAGACATTGACGAATGAATTGGAGTGGGAGACGGAGCGTGGTTGCTTTGGGTAATGATCGTGGGTTGgtttgatgagcttcagaAGCGAGTGTGGCTGCGACGAGAAGTGAGATGTACTGCTATCAGATGATGATCCGAGATTAACTTCACGTAGCGTGTGCCAGGTGGTAGTCTGTTAGTAGTGTATCCTTGTCATCCGAGGGTACATACAGCCATTGCATCACCACTCCCTCTTGTTCCCAATCATTGGGCCGACTTCGGTCTGTGACTCGGTGGCACTCAAATTAGCTGCTGGAGACCATGTTCTTCTAGTGCTAATCCCCAGGACCAAGCCCTGATTCCCATGGGGAAGTTGAGTGGCGCATGGGGAAATTCCCGACAACCCTTGCGGGTCCTAAAATCACCAACTAAACGTCTCTCGATTCTACAGAGACACGCTGATGGGCTATTTTGTCACCGCATCCCGCCAAGTCGTAGCCATCTCGGTCAATTGTGTCAATCATGACAAACCCTGCAGTTCGTCTGATGATCGGAATAGCACGACGGTGGATAGCTTCACGGCGGGACTTTTGCCCTTGTTCCTGTCGCTAGCACAATTGAGTAATAATGGGATGACTACAGCTTGTGAGAAGGGTAAGGCGATTGGGAAGCCTCGGCTGCGGGATCGCCGGGTAGAAGCGGGCTTGAGGTGCAGGGTAAGGTTCAAATTTTTGTATTTCGGTCTTGTTCTCTTGTTGGATCATTTACGCTGGAATATGCTTATGCTTCATACGTATGAATTTGGTGGTGATTAGTGTTATACTATGTTGGTTTAACCTCTGTGAATTGATGCGTTGGTGGCGGCTGAGTTCGATCTTGGATCAAGCTTACTTGCTTCATGCGACGGCCCGGCTGGTGGTGTCTTGTGTTAGGCAGCCAGGAACAGGACCTCTCATCCTGAAACATCCGCAAGCTATTTTCTTGAGTCGTGAGCTTGAGATCACTTGGTGAGCTCTTCCCATATAGAGATCATTACTACATTATCTGCTTTCCAGCGAATTACTCACCGTTGACAATTGCTTCATCTCCTGCTCCATGTTCGGAGTGTCGGAGTGAATAAATACCGAGATTATTCCTTCACAAGTTTGACATCTCAAGGATTCTGGTTCAGGCATCAGCTTTTTAGAATTGAAGAAATGCTAATCATCAATCTCGTGATGTTGCAGGCAGCAATGAAACCCAACAATCCATTGAGTCGCATTGACCCACTCTGCTTACGCTCACCGATTGTCAAACCTCAGCCATTTCAATGAAATGCcgaaaacaacaaaagaaatGGCACACGCGACAGAAAATACCATCACAAAGTTTGAGATAGTCGGGAACACAGACAGCTCGTATCCTttgatcatcttcttccacggCTCAGGCGACTCCTGTGCGTCTTGGGCGGATTTAGCAGAACTCCTGGGTCCCGCGTACCAGGTTCTGCTGTGGGACAGGCAGGATCCATACATCAGAACCGATATAGCCATCTCAGAGCTATTGGAGTTTCTCGATAGAAGGGACACGAATAAGCAATACGTGCTCATCGCGCATTCATTCGGCGGCACATTTGCAAGGCTATTCCTCGAAGCAAGACCGCATCAAGTCGCAGGAATAGTCCTCGCTGAGACGGGCGCAGAACCAACGATAGACGCCCAACTCGAACAAAGACAGTATGATAAGAAGATCTTGGGGAACAAACCACTTGTCGTCATTCGTGGCAATACTCTGAAATGGAAACAATTACAGTACGATCAAGCCATCGCTGCAGAGCAAAACCTCGCCAGCCCAACCCTGttgatgcagaagaagcttttggACGCGACAGACAAAGAAGACGAGAGGTTGAAAAAGGCACAGTTGCAACTTTCTAGGAATAATCGATATGTGCATATCCCAGATGTCAGTCATGATGTGATCATCGAGAAGCCGGAAGCTGTGAGGGAGGCTGTTTGTTGGGTCATGGAGCATTTGCAGActggtgaagaagaggagcgagaggaagaagagacacCAGTGCGTATAGTAGAAGAGGGCGAGACTGTTAAGAAGAGCTTTGGGGATAGGTTGAGAGGAGCGAAGAAGATGTCTTTGAGGGAAAGTCTGTTCAAACTGTTCAGGAAGTCTGATAGGTGAGAGAAACTATATCGTAATTGCTGGTAAATAGATCAAAGATTGAAGGGAATTGTAGCTAAATACAAATTGTGTAGGAGTGAACATATGAGAGAAGATTCAAGCTGCAGAATGTACAAGGAGGTTAGGCCAGAGAATGCAGTGTTTTCCACTTTGTCAAGAATGAAACCAAATACTTTctgttgagaagaaaagacaggaaggaaatagaaaataaagagaGTAGACCGGCGACCAGGACTTGATGCCTTGTCGTCCAAAACTCACAATAAAACCATCCACAATAAAACCATCCAGCACCATCTCAGGCCTTGATGAAGCGGAACCCAGTTGCTTCGTTCTCAGCCGCACCATCGTTGACCAGCGTCCCATCACCGCCAACTCTCACATACTTCCCGTTGCTAGCCGCTTTGATCGAATAGACGCCCTCACTTTCACCTATCTTCTGTCGGATGATGAACCGCTCCCAGGTACTAGCAACTGCGCGCGCTGCCGAGAGTGCAAAGGTGCCCGACTGATCCGCCGTCACGTATTGCTTGTTCCTGGCGAGCTGTAATGTACCAGCGTTGGGAACATAGGCACTGGAGAAAGTATCAGCGTCATTGGCTGAAGCGCCCGACGCAGAGAGTTGGCCGCCGTTGGTTGCGGATACGATGTATTTGCCTGATGTGGCTTGGATCTTGTAGTCTCCGTAGGGGTTCTCGGGGAGGGTTGCGCAGATAGGCTGGCCGTTCGAATTAGGGCGCGTGCTGATGAAATACAGTTCGTTTGTGTATGTGTTTCCGGAGCCTGTGATTACAGATTTGTCAGTTGACTGTATTGCAATCGTCGAGTGGGTTCTGAACGTACCCCAGTCGCTCAGTTTGGCGCTCCATGTAGCGGCTTCTTGCGGCTTGGCGTTGGCATAGGCCGCGTAGATGACAGATTTCCTGATCTGTTAGCTAGCTGAGGCAAAAGAAGCGATCAATATGCGTACCAGGAGTCGGCGTATGAGGCGTTCGTTAATTCTGGCATTGTGTAGGAGAAGACATTGCTGACCCATTCGGCGTCATACATAACCTGCCATCGCATGTAAGCCAAATCATCAGACGAGGTCAATGACACTCTTACCTCATTAACAGGCGTGACAGGAAGAATCTGAATCGCAGCAATCTGTACCTTCTCAGCTCCCCAGAACAGCCACGCCCCCGTCTGCCAATCCATCACGTTGCCGACGGTGATCAGATCCCTGAACTTGGCCTCAGGATAAGGATTCGTAGGATCATCTTTACCAGCGCTCGGGTACAGGTGCCAGTATTTCCTAGCAGCTTGCTGTTCTATGGCGAGCAGGAGTCGAGCAAAGTTGGcgtgttcttgatcaagagcTACTGTGGCCCAGAGCATGGCGCCGTAGTAACCGTTGACGGCCTCACCGACAGATTCTTGATCACGGCTTCCAGCTCCATTGGCAATACCAGATGCCCATGAATGACCAGCGAACCAATCTAAGCATCGTGTAATAGGGAAGAAGGGATCGGCCGACGAAGGGTTGATGATGTCCCTATTGAGCATTGGTCAGCACCAGATCCCAAGCGTAGCCAAGTGAACTTACCGGGCAAAAAATGTCACATATTCTCTGTGTTGAGCTAACCAGCTCGGATCGTACTTGGCGATCACTGCAGCGATATGAAGGAAGTAACCGTAGTGAAAGTGATGATCGTTGAAGTAGCCGTTACCAAAGTCGACCCAGACATTCGTGGCGCCTTCTTTGCTGATAACACCGCCCCAAGTGGTTTCATAAGCAGGGAGAGCCTTGTTGGCGGCGCTAAACCAGCCGTCGAAAGAGGCTTTGAGGTACTTGACAACGGGGTCGATAAGATCCTTGCTTCCAACATGGTCACTGCATATAAGTCAGTCTGGATTCAATAAAGAAACCATCGCTGGGGAACATACGCGATCAGTGCTAGGCGGGATTTAGCTGCGAGAGTGCCGCCCCAGTAGTAAAAGTCGTTTGGCGCAGGCGCTTTGGAAGCGTCGAGTTGGCTGACTTCGTATTTGAGACCGTTCACAACTGATGCCTTGCAGGAGGGATCCACGTCGCGCGGGGCGTTCCAGGTTATCGAAGTCAACTTGTACGTCAATCTCCAAGTGTTACCGAGCGTTGGGTACATCCACCCCTAAGATGCTTAGCCTTAATGGAAAGTTACAGAGGAATTAGGGCAGCTTACCTTGAGGGTCAAATAGCTTAGAGCAGATGGCTCGGGAGAATTGGGGTTCTGTAGCACTTCGCGATGATGCGGCCAGGTGAGCATTAGCAAGTCACCGGTACCTTTTGTCTCCCACTTAAATGTCACGGTTCCTGAATCGCCACTAATTGAATAGTCTTGAGACACGGAGATAGGATATGCCGTTGAATGGGCATTCAGGAGTGTCTCATGACTGGGATCCCTGAGCATCACCAATCGTAGAATACCGGTAAACTTGCCATTTGCAGCAAGGGTTCCTTTGCTAtcattctcagccttggcgatAAGCTTGATGGATGAGTCCGAATAGATTAGGTATGTGGTGCCCTTTGTATCGACGACGGTAAACTTGGTGCCTTGATCACTCACTGAAAATGTGTTTATCTGGGTCAGCATATTTTCGTATTGTTTTCCTATACCTGAACCACGTACCGGTATTGCTACCACTCAGAGCTTTTCCGTTGAATGATTTGATGCCCCCATTCAATGCTGTTAGCAGTGGCGTTGCAGACTTGTATTCGAAGGTCATGTAGGGCGAACCCGGTACCAGATGTGCGGCCATGGACGATTCGCCCTGGAAATACTGTACTGTGACCGTTTGAGTGTCAAAAGCAGTTGCTTTGTGACCATCAAATCCCCCACTATGTTCATTGAATGAAGCCCGCCAGTCTAGCTGAGTCGGCACCTTAATAGACGTCCCATCGAAGTTGCGATCTTGGCCGATACCAAAGCAAACACCGTGACCATCTAACGACGATTCGTAAGGAAAAGGGCCTGCAGCGGTGCCCTTTCCAGGACTTGCAGCGTATGGAGCCCACCATCCGTTGGTTGGATACTTACTTGAGATCAGTCCACGGGTGTGAGTCGACAGACATAGATGGGTTGACTTACCGGCcctttgagatccttgaagaAAGAGCTTAGAGGGGGAGCGTCGGTTTGAACAGTGCCTCCTGCCAAGATGTTGGGGTTACTGGTGCCAATAGGACCAAGTGAAGCACGATGGGCCAGCTTGATTGTCCCAGCCAGCGACTGGGATGCTAGCAGTAGAAGAGGCAATAAAAGTTTCATCTCGTTGGGAAGTCTGTTCTAGAAAGAAGAGTCTTTTGAGAATGtctattttctttctccatTCTCGTCACAGGTAGCAGTTTATATAAGTGTTTAGTGGACAATTCCCTCGGCCTCAAGGCCCTCACCCGAGTCAGTTACGGAAGCTTTGATTCCGCGACGAGACACCATTATCAACTCTAGATACTCTATTATCGGCCCTATTGCAAGGGTATGGCATTCCTCAATAGACCTAGATGGTTAATATATCCTGAGTCCAAGACATGCCCATGCCATAGGAAACAGCCGAATGTAACCTATGTCGTCTCTCAATAGGGCTATGAGTAGTTTACTTGACACACAAAATTGGAAGGAATGAGAAACGCAACCGAGTACAACATCATTATCGTTGACTATCTGGTAGCTGTGACTATTCGGATTAAGTTGCCGGAGGATGAAGTTTAAAGTTAGATTTAAGGGACACCATCGCTCAAGTAGGATGTCATGAGCTCACCAATGCTAGCATAGTTGGACTGCTTGCTCGGCATTACTACCCTCTGCCAACATTAGTTTGATTCCTTT
This region includes:
- a CDS encoding related to alpha-glucosidase b, which encodes MTVKAGFLYGVSLALFLSSGVSAGSMHHDETIESHRTKNESVYITKQYGLMVFLAQQPALLLSIMFFKTLLTSAVAFGTAFAQSKAGVEDLDKPRRDLFEKDLSKCPGYKATNHRETKSGFYADLSLAGQACDVFGVDLPELKLEVEYQTEDRLHVKILDTNNTVYQVPDDIFPRPGYGQWASPKNSKLKFDFKANPFSFTVTRKDSGEVLFDTSGSKLVFESQYLYLKTKLPERPYLYGLGEHSDPFMLNATNYTRTIYTRDAYGCPNGQNLYGAHPIYFDHRKGGTHGVFLLNSNGMDVFIDKKNGKQFLEYNIIGGVLDFYFIAGPTPRDVAKQYAEITTLPLMTPYWGLGFHQCRYGYRDVYEVAGVVANYSAAKIPLETMWTDIDYMDRRRIFTIDPERFPADKYKDLVNTIHARDQHYIVMVDPAVYDMEPNPALTTGLQYDTFMKEPNGSDYRGVVWAGPSVFPDWFNPNSQQYWNELFQNFFDGEHGPNIDALWIDMNEPANFFNRPYPGNNTTPENFAKVDGDPPKAPPVRDGPPARIPGFPESLQPPSLRSTKREVTAVAKTTKRSVEVRTTPRERGVGRWAATRKVWGQNKYGRPGHGWQNGKKTGSGCGPDECKGLPNRELIQPPYMIQNGAGPTLADSTTDTDLVQSGDYVQYDTHNLYGAQMSSHSHNAMRSRRPDKRALVITRSTFAGSGKDVSHWLGDNLSQWDQYRFSISQILQFASIYQIPVVGADVCGFGGNVTETLCARWATLGSFYTFFRNHADITSQSQEFYRWPKVTEAARNGISIRYQLLDYIYTAIYKQNQTGSPTLNPMFFNYPKDKNTYSIDLQFFYGDGILVSPVTKENSTKLEYYLPDDIFYEWSTGKPVRGKAQYESAEVDVTDIMVHYKGGLIYPQRVESANTTKALRQKGFNLVIAPGLDGKAEGSLYLDDGESVVQDTASEIDFKYSKGKLSFDGTFEYDAGVGIETITVLGVKSKPHGTEHAEYDAENKKLVFTADIPLTRKCRVDLF
- a CDS encoding related to glucan 1,3-beta-glucosidase, translating into MKLLLPLLLLASQSLAGTIKLAHRASLGPIGTSNPNILAGGTVQTDAPPLSSFFKDLKGPYPTNGWWAPYAASPGKGTAAGPFPYESSLDGHGVCFGIGQDRNFDGTSIKVPTQLDWRASFNEHSGGFDGHKATAFDTQTVTVQYFQGESSMAAHLVPGSPYMTFEYKSATPLLTALNGGIKSFNGKALSGSNTVSDQGTKFTVVDTKGTTYLIYSDSSIKLIAKAENDSKGTLAANGKFTGILRLVMLRDPSHETLLNAHSTAYPISVSQDYSISGDSGTVTFKWETKGTGDLLMLTWPHHREVLQNPNSPEPSALSYLTLKGWMYPTLGNTWRLTYKLTSITWNAPRDVDPSCKASVVNGLKYEVSQLDASKAPAPNDFYYWGGTLAAKSRLALIADHVGSKDLIDPVVKYLKASFDGWFSAANKALPAYETTWGGVISKEGATNVWVDFGNGYFNDHHFHYGYFLHIAAVIAKYDPSWLAQHREYVTFFARDIINPSSADPFFPITRCLDWFAGHSWASGIANGAGSRDQESVGEAVNGYYGAMLWATVALDQEHANFARLLLAIEQQAARKYWHLYPSAGKDDPTNPYPEAKFRDLITVGNVMDWQTGAWLFWGAEKVQIAAIQILPVTPVNEVMYDAEWVSNVFSYTMPELTNASYADSWKSVIYAAYANAKPQEAATWSAKLSDWGSGNTYTNELYFISTRPNSNGQPICATLPENPYGDYKIQATSGKYIVSATNGGQLSASGASANDADTFSSAYVPNAGTLQLARNKQYVTADQSGTFALSAARAVASTWERFIIRQKIGESEGVYSIKAASNGKYVRVGGDGTLVNDGAAENEATGFRFIKA